From Saccopteryx leptura isolate mSacLep1 chromosome 3, mSacLep1_pri_phased_curated, whole genome shotgun sequence, one genomic window encodes:
- the FUT2 gene encoding galactoside alpha-(1,2)-fucosyltransferase 2 — translation MLSPQAPFLLPMAHFILFVFTASTIFHIQQRLVKIQAPRELGKQEAVRTENATSLPPRGMWTINAIGRLGNQMGEYATLYALAKTHGRPAFIPAEMHSTLAPIFRITLPVLPGATASSIPWRNYHLNDWMEERYRHIPGEYVRLTGYPCSWTFYHHLRDEILREFTLHSHVREEAQNFLQGLQVNGSRPGAFVGVHVRRGDYVYVMPNVWKGVVADRGYLLQALDWFRARYSSPIFVVTSNDMAWCRQNIDASRGDVVFAGNGLEGSPTKDFALLTQCNHTVMTIGTFGIWAAYLAGGETIYLANYTLPDSPFLKVFKPEAAFLPEWIGIAADLSPLLKH, via the coding sequence ATGCTAAGCCCTCAGGCGCCTTTCTTACTCCCCATGGCCCACTTCATCCTCTTTGTCTTCACGGCTTCCACCATATTTCACATTCAGCAGCGGCTAGTGAAGATTCAAGCCCCGCGGGAGttagggaagcaggaagcagtgAGGACAGAGAACGCCACAAGTCTGCCGCCCAGGGGTATGTGGACCATCAACGCCATAGGCCGCCTGGGGAACCAGATGGGCGAGTACGCCACCCTGTACGCCCTGGCCAAGACGCACGGGCGGCCGGCCTTCATCCCCGCCGAGATGCACAGCACCCTGGCTCCCATCTTCAGAATCACCCTCCCGGTCCTGCCCGGCGCCACGGCCAGCAGCATCCCCTGGCGGAACTACCACCTGAACGACTGGATGGAGGAGCGGTACCGCCACATCCCCGGGGAGTACGTGCGCCTCACCGGCTACCCCTGCTCCTGGACCTTCTACCACCACCTGCGCGACGAGATCCTCCGGGAGTTCACCCTGCACAGCCACGTGCGGGAGGAGGCCCAGAATTTCCTGCAGGGTCTGCAGGTGAATGGGAGTCGGCCGGGCGCGTTCGTGGGCGTCCACGTGCGCCGCGGGGACTACGTCTACGTCATGCCCAACGTGTGGAAGGGCGTGGTGGCCGACCGGGGCTACCTGCTACAGGCCCTGGACTGGTTCCGGGCCCGCTACAGCTCTCCCATCTTTGTGGTCACCAGCAACGACATGGCCTGGTGCCGGCAGAACATCGATGCCTCCCGGGGTGATGTGGTGTTCGCTGGCAATGGCCTTGAGGGCTCGCCCACCAAGGACTTTGCTTTGCTCACGCAATGTAACCACACCGTCATGACCATTGGGACGTTTGGGATCTGGGCCGCCTACCTCGCGGGGGGAGAGACCATCTACCTCGCCAACTACACCCTCCCAGACTCTCCCTTCCTCAAAGTCTTTAAGCCAGAGGCAGCCTTCCTGCCCGAGTGGATCGGGATTGCCGCGGACCTGTCCCCACTGCTGAAGCACTGA